One Campylobacter sputorum subsp. sputorum DNA segment encodes these proteins:
- a CDS encoding type IV pilus twitching motility protein PilT: MEEKLSLDFDVETLLRTVVAHRASDLHLVSNSEPQIRVDGTLKPLDLQVLNGKDIQHLCYTLISDEQRSILEEQKELDFAIELPNIGRFRGNYYYTGNGNMAAAFRIIPLEIPSLDDIKAPNILKDVIKREKGLILVSGPTGSGKSTTLAAMLNEINLKYRKHIITIEDPVEFIHKNKRSVFSLRNIGTDTHNYKNALKYALRQDPDVILIGELRDEETISIAITAAESGHLVLGTLHTNSAMQTINRIIDSFEAGKQAQIRSMLSISLTAVISQALIPKIGEGRAVCHEILINNSAISNLIRENKIHQIYSQMQLGQIESGMVTQTQNMIKLLKAREISKEIALRYSTSPNELKALMENI, encoded by the coding sequence TTGGAAGAAAAACTCAGCTTAGACTTTGATGTTGAAACACTTTTAAGAACAGTTGTGGCTCATAGAGCAAGTGATTTGCATTTAGTATCTAATAGTGAACCACAAATTAGAGTTGATGGGACATTAAAACCTCTAGATTTACAAGTATTAAATGGAAAAGATATACAGCACCTTTGCTATACATTAATTTCAGATGAACAAAGAAGCATACTTGAAGAGCAAAAAGAGCTTGATTTTGCCATAGAACTTCCTAATATAGGTAGATTTAGAGGTAATTATTATTATACCGGAAATGGTAATATGGCAGCAGCCTTTCGTATAATTCCATTAGAAATACCTTCTTTAGATGATATTAAGGCACCAAACATTTTAAAAGATGTCATCAAAAGAGAAAAAGGACTTATCTTAGTTAGTGGTCCAACAGGATCTGGAAAATCCACCACACTAGCAGCTATGTTAAATGAGATAAATTTAAAATATAGAAAACATATAATAACTATAGAAGATCCAGTTGAGTTTATACATAAAAACAAAAGATCTGTTTTTTCACTTAGAAATATTGGCACAGATACACATAATTATAAAAATGCTTTAAAATACGCCCTAAGACAAGATCCAGATGTCATTCTAATAGGCGAGCTCAGAGATGAAGAAACTATTTCCATAGCTATAACAGCAGCTGAATCTGGGCATCTAGTCCTTGGAACACTTCACACAAACTCAGCTATGCAGACAATAAACAGAATAATAGATAGCTTTGAAGCTGGGAAACAAGCTCAAATTAGAAGTATGCTTTCTATATCGCTTACGGCTGTAATATCTCAAGCATTGATACCAAAAATTGGCGAAGGTAGAGCTGTTTGCCATGAGATACTTATAAATAACTCAGCTATTTCAAATTTGATTAGAGAAAATAAAATTCATCAAATTTATTCTCAAATGCAACTAGGTCAAATCGAAAGCGGAATGGTAACACAAACTCAAAATATGATAAAATTATTAAAAGCAAGAGAAATATCAAAAGAGATAGCTTTGAGATACTCAACAAGCCCAAATGAACTAAAAGCATTAATGGAAAATATATGA
- the gatC gene encoding Asp-tRNA(Asn)/Glu-tRNA(Gln) amidotransferase subunit GatC, producing MTINDSLFTKIEKLSSLKISDDKRQEISKQLTEIVSFVENLNELDLDSVEQTVNNINNGLILRNDEPKNDQDTIEIILKNNPNSDGNFFVVPKIIE from the coding sequence ATGACTATAAATGACTCTTTATTTACTAAGATAGAGAAACTAAGCTCTCTTAAAATAAGCGATGATAAACGCCAAGAAATATCAAAACAACTCACTGAAATTGTATCTTTTGTAGAAAATTTAAACGAACTTGATTTAGATAGCGTAGAGCAAACAGTAAATAATATAAACAATGGATTAATACTAAGAAATGACGAACCTAAAAATGATCAAGATACAATAGAAATTATACTAAAAAATAACCCAAATAGTGATGGCAATTTTTTTGTTGTACCAAAAATCATAGAGTAA
- a CDS encoding L-seryl-tRNA selenium transferase translates to MKKNLLLIVFVCAFFISGCTTKRQYFEPENVTGEMKFTSQLSSEIVSTSINGAILEDGTVISLNGIEKNLKVSKDVSLLDHTNDTFIISKLNGEIYVIDNNGKTIFSKKFPVAIVSAATDGELLATLSSENDIQLININTNETLLDYKSSIAYAQDSRMAPPYFMSSLIIFPTLDGKIIVVEKQSGRIIRDVVVSNEPFFNNIIYLDVVGDRMFAATATKIIMISPTITTNHRGEIKNIKIYNNNVFIFEKDGNIIKADLDLRRIKSKDFPFAIFSNVAVKNGFLYALEKNGHIIKIDENLENSEIYKLDDEVENRSFVSKDGIYYDDRYLEIK, encoded by the coding sequence ATGAAAAAAAATTTATTATTAATAGTATTTGTATGTGCATTTTTTATATCAGGATGTACAACAAAAAGACAATATTTTGAGCCAGAAAATGTTACTGGTGAAATGAAATTTACATCTCAATTGTCATCAGAAATAGTCTCAACAAGTATTAATGGGGCTATCTTAGAAGATGGAACTGTTATTAGTTTAAATGGTATTGAAAAAAATTTAAAAGTTTCAAAAGATGTATCCCTGTTAGACCATACAAATGATACTTTCATCATATCAAAACTTAATGGCGAAATTTATGTTATAGATAATAATGGTAAAACTATATTTTCTAAAAAATTTCCAGTTGCTATAGTTAGTGCTGCAACTGATGGGGAATTACTTGCTACTCTTAGCTCTGAAAATGACATACAGCTAATAAATATAAATACAAATGAAACTTTGTTAGATTATAAATCTAGTATAGCATATGCACAAGATTCTCGTATGGCACCTCCATATTTTATGAGCTCTCTTATAATTTTCCCAACACTTGATGGAAAAATTATTGTTGTAGAAAAACAAAGCGGAAGAATCATAAGAGATGTTGTTGTTAGCAATGAGCCGTTTTTTAACAATATTATATATTTAGATGTTGTAGGAGATAGAATGTTTGCTGCAACTGCAACAAAAATAATTATGATAAGTCCAACTATAACAACAAATCATAGAGGGGAAATAAAAAATATCAAAATATATAATAACAATGTTTTTATTTTTGAAAAAGATGGAAATATAATCAAAGCCGATTTGGATTTAAGAAGAATAAAAAGCAAAGATTTTCCATTTGCTATATTTTCAAATGTAGCTGTAAAAAATGGTTTTTTATATGCTCTTGAAAAAAATGGACATATCATAAAAATTGATGAAAATTTGGAAAATTCAGAAATTTACAAACTAGATGATGAGGTTGAAAATAGAAGTTTTGTATCTAAAGATGGCATATATTACGATGATAGATATTTAGAAATAAAATAA
- a CDS encoding type III pantothenate kinase, producing MLLCNVGNTNANFFDDGKISSMDIANFMSYVPKEKVYIINVNESVKDKISSNSNFIDLEPYFELECDYVGLGVDRIANCYAISDGAIVDAGSAITIDIMYQGVHLGGTILPGLSFLQKAYSSISPRLNVGLNTQISLDSFPQNTLNAVSYGTILPIVLIVEYMSKGKKIFFTGGDGEFFIKFFDKAIYDKTASFRGMLKIIKEKGL from the coding sequence ATGCTTTTGTGTAATGTTGGAAATACAAACGCAAATTTTTTTGATGATGGCAAGATAAGTAGTATGGATATAGCTAACTTTATGTCTTATGTGCCAAAAGAAAAAGTGTATATTATAAATGTTAATGAGTCTGTAAAAGATAAAATTAGTTCAAATTCAAATTTTATAGACTTAGAACCATATTTCGAGTTAGAGTGTGATTATGTTGGACTTGGTGTGGATAGGATAGCAAATTGCTATGCTATAAGCGATGGAGCTATTGTTGATGCTGGAAGTGCTATTACTATAGATATTATGTATCAAGGCGTTCATCTTGGCGGTACTATACTTCCGGGTCTTTCTTTTTTACAAAAGGCTTATAGTTCAATTTCTCCAAGGCTTAATGTTGGATTAAATACGCAAATAAGTTTGGATTCTTTTCCTCAAAATACATTAAATGCTGTTAGTTACGGCACAATATTGCCTATAGTTTTAATCGTGGAATATATGTCAAAAGGTAAAAAGATATTTTTTACAGGTGGTGACGGCGAGTTTTTTATAAAATTTTTTGACAAAGCTATATATGATAAAACCGCTTCATTTCGAGGAATGTTAAAAATTATAAAAGAAAAAGGATTGTAA
- the hisG gene encoding ATP phosphoribosyltransferase, producing MLTVALPKGRIADDTLKIFSEIFSDDFLFEDRKLILQKGNFKFLMVRNQDIPVYVTNGAADIGVVGLDVLEEHKPEVVRLLDLGIGKCRVCVGIRQNEELDYSLPEIKVATKMPNISKTYFAKKAIAANIIKLYGSIELAPLVGLADIIVDVVETGATMKQNGLKVAETIMDSSAHLIANKTSYIVKRDEVFNLFYKISNIVKS from the coding sequence ATGTTAACAGTTGCACTTCCAAAGGGTAGAATCGCTGATGACACTTTGAAAATTTTTAGCGAAATTTTTAGCGATGATTTTTTATTTGAAGACAGAAAACTTATACTTCAAAAAGGAAATTTTAAATTTCTTATGGTAAGAAATCAAGATATTCCGGTTTATGTTACAAACGGGGCTGCGGATATTGGCGTTGTTGGTCTTGATGTGTTAGAGGAGCATAAACCAGAAGTTGTTAGGCTTTTGGATTTAGGTATCGGAAAATGCAGGGTTTGTGTTGGTATAAGACAAAATGAAGAGCTTGATTACTCGCTTCCTGAGATAAAAGTAGCGACAAAAATGCCAAATATATCAAAAACATATTTTGCTAAAAAAGCAATTGCTGCAAATATAATCAAACTTTATGGATCTATTGAATTAGCCCCACTTGTCGGACTTGCTGATATTATAGTGGATGTTGTTGAAACTGGAGCTACGATGAAGCAAAATGGTCTTAAAGTGGCTGAAACTATAATGGATAGCTCAGCCCATCTTATAGCAAATAAAACTAGCTATATCGTAAAAAGAGATGAAGTTTTTAATCTTTTTTATAAAATTTCAAATATCGTAAAATCATAA
- the bioA gene encoding adenosylmethionine--8-amino-7-oxononanoate transaminase: MKKSYFITATGTDVGKTFFTTLLLAKFISLGINTRAIKPIETGFESSEEIPQTSDITSYMSVDKNNCFMPVYTFKYPASPDFAANLEKSSIDINKVYDYCIKHMQSSDITLIEGAGGILVPLNKEQNFSHLIKMLGISVILVVENKLGALNNAILNIEFCQNNGIDIACIVMNKTNLNDKIAISNINFIKEKYDIALITIPYIQNKTFNTLVKEVDFSEFLNDLNIQNDEYKFDSKFDKNHLWHPYTSMLEPLKTYFVNYAYDKHIFTNQGKLLDAMSSWWAVWHGYNKENINKAAISQINKFSHVMFGGITHEPAINLGKKLIEILPSSLEHIFYSDSGSVSVEVAIKMALQYQYNKNPKKTKILTPFGGYHGDTFGAMSVCDPINGMHSLFKNTLAKQIFFEKPKCAYDEQFKESFLDDLKIKLKEHKDEIAAIILEPIVQGAGGMRFYNKKYLKFIRDICDKEDIVLIFDEIATGFGRTGEMFAMDLAKVTPDIVCLGKAITAGFMSFGVTIANKKIAHGVSENNLPFMHGPTFMANAMACSVALESINTLLNSNWKENVRNISIWLKNSLEKCKEFDIVKDVRVLGAIGVVELKTDVNMERIQEFFVKEGVWLRPFGKLIYTMPHFNFDKNDIEKISNAIYKCIKEGAYL, from the coding sequence ATGAAAAAATCGTATTTTATAACAGCAACAGGTACAGATGTAGGAAAAACATTTTTTACTACGCTGCTATTAGCTAAATTTATATCTCTAGGGATAAATACAAGAGCTATAAAGCCAATTGAAACAGGCTTTGAAAGTAGCGAGGAAATACCGCAAACTAGCGATATAACCTCATATATGAGCGTTGATAAAAATAACTGTTTTATGCCAGTTTATACTTTTAAATATCCAGCTTCTCCGGATTTTGCAGCAAATTTAGAAAAAAGTAGTATTGACATAAATAAAGTTTATGATTATTGTATAAAACATATGCAAAGCTCAGATATTACGCTTATTGAGGGAGCTGGTGGTATTTTGGTACCGCTTAATAAAGAACAAAATTTCTCCCACCTTATCAAAATGCTAGGAATTAGTGTAATTTTAGTGGTTGAAAATAAACTTGGAGCCCTAAATAATGCTATTTTAAATATTGAATTTTGTCAAAATAATGGCATAGATATAGCTTGCATTGTTATGAATAAAACAAATTTAAATGATAAAATCGCTATTAGTAATATAAATTTCATAAAAGAAAAATACGATATTGCACTAATAACAATACCATATATCCAAAACAAAACATTCAACACACTCGTAAAAGAGGTAGATTTTAGTGAGTTTTTAAACGATTTAAACATTCAAAATGATGAGTATAAATTTGATAGTAAATTTGATAAAAATCATCTTTGGCACCCATATACTTCTATGTTAGAGCCGCTAAAAACATATTTTGTTAATTATGCTTACGATAAACATATCTTTACAAATCAAGGCAAACTACTAGATGCTATGAGTTCATGGTGGGCTGTGTGGCATGGTTACAATAAAGAAAATATCAACAAGGCTGCAATTTCACAAATAAATAAATTTTCTCATGTGATGTTTGGCGGAATTACGCACGAACCTGCCATAAATTTAGGCAAAAAACTAATTGAAATATTGCCATCAAGTTTAGAACACATTTTTTATAGCGACTCAGGTTCAGTTAGCGTAGAAGTTGCCATAAAAATGGCACTTCAATATCAGTATAACAAAAACCCTAAGAAAACAAAAATTTTAACCCCTTTTGGAGGTTATCATGGCGACACTTTTGGAGCTATGAGCGTTTGCGACCCGATAAATGGTATGCACTCACTTTTTAAAAATACACTTGCAAAACAGATATTTTTTGAAAAACCAAAATGTGCTTATGATGAGCAGTTTAAAGAGAGTTTCTTAGATGATTTAAAAATAAAACTAAAAGAGCATAAAGATGAAATAGCTGCTATCATACTTGAGCCTATAGTTCAAGGTGCCGGTGGAATGCGGTTTTACAATAAAAAATATCTTAAATTTATAAGAGATATTTGCGATAAAGAAGATATTGTTTTGATATTTGATGAAATTGCAACTGGTTTTGGTAGAACCGGGGAAATGTTTGCTATGGATTTAGCAAAAGTAACGCCTGATATAGTATGTCTTGGAAAAGCTATAACAGCCGGATTTATGAGCTTTGGCGTAACCATAGCAAATAAAAAAATAGCTCATGGAGTATCAGAAAATAATCTACCTTTTATGCATGGACCAACATTTATGGCAAATGCGATGGCTTGCAGCGTGGCACTAGAAAGTATCAATACTCTGCTTAACTCAAATTGGAAAGAAAATGTGCGAAATATAAGCATATGGCTAAAAAATTCTCTTGAAAAATGCAAAGAATTTGATATAGTAAAAGATGTTAGAGTTCTTGGAGCAATCGGTGTTGTTGAGCTAAAAACAGATGTAAATATGGAACGCATTCAAGAATTTTTTGTTAAAGAAGGTGTTTGGTTAAGACCTTTTGGAAAGCTAATTTACACAATGCCGCACTTTAACTTCGATAAAAACGATATAGAAAAAATTTCTAATGCTATTTATAAATGTATAAAAGAAGGAGCTTATTTATGA
- a CDS encoding Ppx/GppA phosphatase family protein — translation MVSSIDLGSNTLRICVMDENKNIVSSSEAIVGSARNLKKDGKLDNEAKKRIMSALEKFTHKYDLCKSKAVATEAFRMASDSDEFFREIYAKFGIKFEIISGESEAKLTALAIKNRLEKLQIYDKNALFIDLGGGSSEISFGDNFKSFKFGIVTFFNEFNSLEKMQENADCVVKNATKFIQKFNFDKVVLTSGVPTTLAALKLKMDYQSYDANLVNGTKLSYEEIKNAINEISLLDVNLATKLLGKDRQILMIAGCILLTNMLKNFKDREFIVIDDGLREGVCLYQLAKR, via the coding sequence ATGGTAAGTAGCATAGATTTAGGATCAAATACGCTTAGAATTTGCGTTATGGATGAAAATAAAAATATCGTTAGCTCAAGCGAGGCTATAGTTGGCTCAGCAAGAAATTTAAAAAAAGATGGAAAACTCGATAATGAAGCAAAAAAGCGTATAATGTCAGCACTTGAGAAATTTACACATAAATATGATCTTTGCAAAAGCAAGGCAGTTGCAACTGAAGCTTTTAGAATGGCAAGTGATAGTGATGAGTTTTTTAGGGAAATTTATGCCAAATTTGGCATTAAATTTGAAATAATTTCAGGCGAAAGCGAGGCAAAACTTACCGCACTTGCCATAAAAAATAGATTAGAAAAACTTCAAATTTATGATAAAAATGCACTTTTTATAGATTTGGGTGGCGGAAGCAGCGAGATATCTTTTGGGGATAATTTTAAGAGTTTTAAATTTGGTATAGTTACATTTTTTAATGAGTTTAATTCTTTAGAAAAAATGCAAGAAAATGCTGATTGTGTCGTAAAAAATGCTACTAAATTTATACAAAAATTCAATTTTGACAAAGTTGTTTTAACCTCTGGAGTTCCTACAACTTTGGCTGCATTAAAGCTTAAAATGGATTATCAAAGTTATGATGCAAATTTAGTAAATGGAACAAAATTAAGCTACGAAGAGATAAAAAACGCTATCAATGAAATATCACTTTTAGATGTAAATTTGGCAACAAAACTGCTAGGAAAAGATAGGCAAATTCTTATGATAGCTGGATGTATTTTACTTACAAATATGCTTAAAAATTTTAAAGATAGAGAATTTATAGTCATAGATGATGGGCTTAGAGAAGGAGTTTGCTTATATCAACTTGCAAAACGCTAA